From a region of the Mercurialis annua linkage group LG1-X, ddMerAnnu1.2, whole genome shotgun sequence genome:
- the LOC126668871 gene encoding uncharacterized protein LOC126668871 — protein MKKFTWDEDCQKAFENLKSFLTQPPLLSRPIAGEMLYLYLSVGKETIASVLVREEGEEQQPIYYVGRTLKGAELNYPTIDKLTLAVVVTTKKLKPYFQGHTVIVPTNQPLRKALHHLETSGRLVSWSVQLGEHDIRYEPRKTLKAQALADFVAEMTEKPPDSGAGAGIVLLGPQTVVIEHAVHLKFRATNNVAEYEAFLTGLTLAKEVKAEKLRIHSDSQLVTSQILGQFQTKDANMAKYMERAKVMLKEIERNGGKWEIIPIPRERNMRADALAKAAAIKSPMYLSLYMKEERVSPIIDEKEILPITEIDPWMQPIVAYLNDGTIPEGREAAAKLEIHEGECGAHEGAASLSRKALLLRYYWPTMKKDAEAMVKKCDKCQRFGTIIRTPAAHQSAIGSPWPFMTWGVDILGPFTPARGQVKFIVVAVDHFTKWMEVQPMTTITSHKIINWLSMKS, from the exons ATGAAAAAATTCACTTGGGATGAAGATTGTCAGAAAGCGTTTGAAAATCTGAAGTCTTTCCTGACTCAACCGCCATTACTAAGTAGACCCATCGCGGGAGAGATGTTATACCTCTACCTCTCAGTAGGAAAAGAGACGATCGCCTCCGTTCTGGTCCGAGAAGAAGGGGAAGAACAGCAACCTATCTACTATGTCGGCAGGACGCTTAAAGGCGCAGAGCTCAACTACCCAACCATTGACAAATTGACGTTAGCTGTAGTGGTTACAACAAAGAAGCTCAAACCATACTTCCAAGGGCACACAGTCATCGTCCCAACAAATCAACCCCTACGCAAGGCTCTCCATCATCTGGAAACATCCGGGAGGCTGGTAAGCTGGTCAGTACAGCTAGGAGAGCACGATATCAGATACGAGCCAAGGAAGACGCTGAAAGCACAGGCACTGGCAGACTTCGTCGCAGAAATGACTGAGAAACCACCCGACTCA GGGGCAGGGGCAGGAATAGTATTACTCGGACCTCAGACGGTAGTCATAGAGCATGCAGTACATTTGAAGTTTAGAGCTACCAACAATGTGGCAGAATACGAGGCCTTTCTAACAGGACTCACATTAGCGAAAGAAGTAAAAGCAGaaaagctgaggatccacagcgactcccagctggttACAAGCCAAATCTTGGGCCAATTCCAAACGAAAGATGCCAACATGGCAAAATACATGGAAAGAGCAAAGGTGATGCTGAAGGAAATAGAAAGGAACGGTGGGAAATGGGAAATAATCCCAATACCCAGAGAAAGAAACATGCGAGCAGACGCCCTAGCAAAAGCAGCCGCGATAAAAAGTCCTATGTATCTCTCACTCTACATGAAAGAGGAGAGGGTGAGTCCCATAATAGACGAGAAGGAAATTCTACCGATCACAGAGATAGATCCTTGGATGCAACCCATTGTCGCATACCTAAATGATGGAACAATCCCAGAAGGGAGAGAAGCAGCAGCCAAACTG GAGATCCACGAAGGAGAATGTGGAGCACATGAGGGAGCAGCCTCTCTGAGCAGGAAAGCACTACTCCTGAGATATTATTGGCCAACTATGAAGAAAGACGCAGAAGCTATGGTGAAAAAATGCGACAAATGTCAAAGATTTGGAACAATCATAAGAACTCCGGCAGCCCACCAGTCAGCAATCGGAAGTCCCTGGCCTTTCATGACATGGGGAGTGGACATACTGGGACCATTCACCCCAGCTCGAGGACAAGTCAAATTCATCGTGGTCGCAGTGGATCATTTCACCAAGTGGATGGAAGTGCAACCAATGACCACCATAACGTCCCATAAGATCATCAATTGGCTTTCTATGAAGTCATGA